One segment of Ipomoea triloba cultivar NCNSP0323 chromosome 12, ASM357664v1 DNA contains the following:
- the LOC115999621 gene encoding ABC transporter B family member 19-like, protein MKVVNEYRNVKEEEAAREKKCVAQTLPFHRLLSYADGVDWTLMALGTLGSIVHGLAQPVGYLLLGKALNAFGANIHDTDAMVHSLKKIVPYVWYMAFATFPAGVLEIGCWMYASQRQVSRLRLDFLTAVLRQDIGTFDTDLTSGKIILGISNHMSVIQDTIGEKLGHFLSCFATFFSGVFIAFISCWEVSLLALLVVPIILLTGATYTKKMNSISVIKTTYLSEATAMVEQTISQIKTVFAFVGEKLAVRSFTECIERQFKISKKEALIKGFGTGMFQAITFCSWALIVWVGAVVVTAKRASGGDVIAAVMSILFGAISLTYAAPDMQIFNQAKAAGKEVFDVIQRKPTISSETEGKTMEIIDGNIDICDVHFAYPSRPEKLVLQGFSLSIPAGKVVALVGSSGCGKSTIISLAMRFYDPVKGEILFDNQSIKDLDLRFLRRNIGVVSQEPSLFSGNIMDNIRVGNMDADDQQIERAAIMANAHSFISQLPDQYLTEVGQRGFQLSGGQKQRIAIARAILKNPPILLLDEATSALDTESEKLVQDALEAAMEGRTVILIAHRVSTVVNADMIVVVEDGKVTETGKHHELIAKSTFYNSLFTMQDISQDTEKRAGHTAEENEAIEQKGSPQSTFLEDSRRNEEEEEERKDLDIFFRIWYGLKRKDVIRTAIGSLAAAFSGISKPVFGFFIITIGVAYYDSDAKQKVGWYSLVFASIGLLSWFTNTLQHYLYGVVGEKAMTNLRNSLYSATLENELAWFERPENNVGSLTSRIVNETSTVKIIISDRMSVIVQCISSIVIATTVSMRVDWRMGLVAWAVMPCHFIGGLIQAKSAKGFSGDSSAAHSEVVSLASESAANIKTVVSFCHEEHVVKKARVSLQPQLHRSRKESIKFGIIQGTSLCLWNIAHAVALWYTTLLVQRNQSSFLNAIRSYQIFSLTVPSITELWTLIPTVLSAIGILKPVFQTLDRRTQIEPDKPEDSSSESIKGEVEFKAIKFHYPSRPEVMVLNKFNLRIEAGTKVALVGPSGAGKSSVIALLLRFYDVDEGQVLIDGKDVRDYNLRKLRAQIGLVQQEPLLFCCSIRENICYGSERASETEIIEVSKAANIHTFISNLPEGYDTVVGEKGSQLSGGQKQRIAIARALLKRPAIMLLDEATSALDSGSERAVVSALESLQHHKFGRSSPSKMTQITVAHRLSTVVNSDIIVVMDKGCVVEMGSHSTLTSEPDGVYSRLVSLQSMKDH, encoded by the exons ATGAAGGTTGTTAATGAGTATAGAAATGTGAAGGAAGAAGAAGCAGCAAGAGAGAAGAAGTGTGTGGCTCAAACATTGCCATTCCACAGGCTGCTGAGCTATGCTGATGGAGTGGACTGGACACTCATGGCTTTAGGCACCTTGGGGTCTATAGTCCATGGCCTCGCCCAGCCTGTTGGGTATCTTCTGCTTGGCAAAGCCCTCAATGCTTTTGGGGCCAATATTCATGATACTGATGCCATGGTTCACTCCCTCAAAAAGATTGTTCCATATGTCTGGTACATGGCCTTTGCCACATTCCCTGCTGGAGTACTag AGATTGGATGCTGGATGTATGCAAGCCAGAGACAAGTTTCGCGTCTGAGATTGGATTTCTTGACAGCAGTCCTCAGACAGGATATTGGAACTTTTGATACTGATTTAACAAGTGGGAAAATAATCCTAGGAATTAGCAACCACATGTCAGTCATACAAGACACTATTGGAGAAAAG TTGGGGCATTTTTTGTCCTGCTTTGCCACTTTCTTTTCGGGTGTCTTTATCGCTTTCATATCCTGCTGGGAGGTGTCTCTGCTTGCACTGTTGGTTGTTCCCATCATACTGTTAACTGGTGCTACTTACACAAAGAAAATGAACTCCATTTCAGTTATAAAAACCACATACCTGTCAGAAGCCACTGCAATGGTAGAGCAG ACAATCTCCCAAATCAAAACAGTATTTGCTTTTGTTGGAGAGAAGTTGGCAGTGAGGTCATTTACAGAATGCATAGAGAGGCAATTCAAAATAAGCAAGAAAGAAGCACTGATAAAGGGGTTTGGAACAGGCATGTTTCAAGCTATAACATTCTGTTCCTGGGCTCTGATTGTTTGGGTTGGAGCCGTCGTCGTAACCGCCAAGAGAGCAAGCGGAGGAGATGTAATAGCTGCAGTTATGAGCATTCTGTTTGGAGCAAT ATCTCTCACTTATGCTGCCCCAGACATGCAAATATTCAATCAAGCAAAAGCAGCTGGAAAGGAAGTGTTTGATGTAATCCAAAGAAAGCCAACTATAAGTTCAGAAACAGAAGGGAAAACCATGGAAATTATTGATGGCAATATTGATATCTGTGATGTACATTTTGCCTATCCATCCAGGCCAGAAAAATTGGTTCTTCAGGGCTTTTCACTGTCAATTCCAGCTGGAAAGGTTGTGGCACTTGTGGGAAGTAGTGGGTGTGGCAAAAGCACTATCATCTCACTAGCAATGAGATTCTATGATCCCGTCAAAG GTGAGATTCTTTTTGACAACCAGAGCATTAAGGATCTTGATTTGAGGTTTCTGAGGAGAAACATAGGAGTGGTTTCCCAGGAACCATCACTTTTCAGTGGCAACATCATGGACAACATCAGAGTCGGAAACATGGATGCAGATGATCAACAGATCGAACGAGCAGCAATCATGGCAAATGCTCATTCTTTCATATCCCAGTTACCAGACCAGTATCTAACCGAG GTAGGACAAAGGGGTTTTCAGTTATCAGGTGGACAGAAGCAGAGAATTGCAATAGCAAGAGCAATCTTGAAAAACCCGCCAATTCTGTTGCTCGATGAGGCCACTAGCGCCCTCGATACAGAATCAGAGAAGCTTGTTCAAGATGCACTCGAGGCAGCAATGGAGGGGAGAACAGTCATCTTGATTGCACACAGAGTGTCAACCGTTGTAAATGCAGACATGATTGTAGTTGTTGAGGATGGAAAAGTTACCGAGACAGGAAAACATCATGAGTTAATCGCTAAAAGTACATTTTACAACAGCTTATTCACCATGCAGGACATCAGCCAAGATACCGAGAAAAG GGCTGGACATACTGCAGAAGAAAACGAAGCTATCGAGCAAAAGGGCTCACCTCAAAGCACATTTCTTGAAGATTCTCGAAGAaacgaggaagaagaagaagaaagaaaagactTAGACATATTCTTCAGAATCTGGTATGGCTTGAAAAGGAAAGATGTCATTAGGACTGCTATTGGCTCATTGGCAGCAGCTTTTTCGGGCATTTCCAAACCAGTTTTTGGATTCTTCATCATAACAATTGGAGTAGCATATTATGACAGTGACGCGAAGCAAAAAGTTGGATGGTACTCGCTCGTCTTTGCTTCAATAGGACTTCTTTCATGGTTCACCAATACTTTGCAGCATTACTTATATGGAGTAGTTGGAGAGAAAGCCATGACAAACCTCAGAAATTCTTTGTACTCAG CCACACTTGAGAATGAGTTAGCTTGGTTTGAGAGGCCAGAAAACAATGTGGGGTCATTGACATCAAGGATTGTGAATGAAACATCAACAGTCAAGATCATAATCTCGGACCGAATGTCTGTTATAGTCCAATGCATCTCGTCCATAGTGATTGCAACGACTGTGAGCATGAGAGTCGATTGGAGAATGGGGCTGGTAGCGTGGGCGGTGATGCCATGCCACTTCATTGGCGGCCTGATTCAAGCCAAGTCTGCTAAAGGCTTTTCGGGTGACAGTTCTGCAGCACATTCTGAAGTCGTTAGCCTCGCTTCAGAATCTGCAGCCAACATCAAAACAGTCGTGTCGTTTTGCCACGAGGAGCACGTGGTTAAGAAGGCGAGAGTGTCGTTGCAGCCACAGTTGCATAGAAGCAGGAAAGAGAGCATCAAATTCGGGATCATTCAAGGCACATCTCTTTGCCTGTGGAATATCGCCCATGCTGTTGCCTTATGGTACACGACGTTGCTAGTACAGAGAAACCAATCCAGCTTTCTGAATGCCATAAGATCATACCAAATTTTCTCCCTCACAGTGCCCTCCATCACAGAATTGTGGACACTCATACCCACTGTTTTATCAGCCATTGGCATTCTAAAACCTGTGTTCCAAACGCTTGACAGACGCACACAGATCGAACCAGACAAACCCGAAGATTCATCCTCAGAGAGCATCAAAGGGGAAGTTGAGTTTAAAGCCATCAAGTTCCATTACCCATCAAGACCAGAAGTAATGGTACTTAACAAATTCAACCTGCGAATCGAGGCTGGAACGAAAGTTGCCCTCGTTGGGCCAAGCGGGGCTGGGAAGTCTTCTGTTATTGCCCTTCTGCTTAGATTTTATGACGTTGATGAAGGACAAGTTCTGATTGATGGAAAAGATGTAAGAGATTACAATCTCAGAAAATTAAGGGCTCAGATTGGTTTGGTGCAGCAGGAGCCACTTCTGTTCTGCTGCTCCATCAGAGAGAACATCTGTTATGGGAGTGAAAGAGCTTCTGAAACAGAGATAATAGAGGTCTCAAAAGCAGCAAACATACACACATTTATAAGCAATTTGCCAGAAGGATATGACACTGTTGTGGGGGAGAAAGGCTCCCAGCTTTCTGGAGGGCAAAAGCAGAGAATAGCCATAGCAAGAGCACTGCTTAAAAGGCCCGCAATAATGCTACTAGACGAAGCTACAAGCGCCCTAGATTCAGGATCCGAAAGAGCTGTCGTGAGTGCACTGGAATCATTACAGCACCACAAGTTTGGTCGATCATCGCCTTCCAAAATGACACAGATCACGGTGGCACACCGGCTATCCACAGTAGTTAACTCAGACATCATAGTTGTTATGGACAAAGGTTGTGTTGTAGAAATGGGAAGCCACTCAACCCTGACCTCAGAACCTGATGGTGTCTATTCTAGACTTGTTAGCCTGCAAAGCATGAAAGATCACTAA
- the LOC116000161 gene encoding transmembrane protein 120 homolog, whose amino-acid sequence MGDSTAAEDLNYAEEVPRLVEQAKELQDAAGALISRTARDEESLRKRAASLDAHIQSLRSSIRSMKLDSLQAEKWEEELIKARYILSEGDAAAYLPSKSHGQFLRMFLGPVNVRANRKDVQLKVKEEYNSFRDRTAYLFLIFPSLLLGLRSWIWDGCLPALPVQLYQAWLLYLYTGLALRENILRLNGSDIRPWWIKHHYCAMAMALISLTWEIQREPNCAQKQRGVQLFLQWAIMQGVAMLLQNRYQRQRLYTRIALGKARRMDVVWGETAGVRGQLLLLFPILFILQGFEAYIGVLLLKTVAMGDVSEWQVVTCGVLLIVMAVGNFINTVETLVTKSRVKAKMKNSKSKQDLNPESVAKAL is encoded by the exons ATGGGCGACTCCACGGCGGCGGAGGATTTGAACTACGCGGAGGAGGTTCCTAGGCTGGTGGAGCAAGCTAAGGAGTTGCAGGACGCTGCTGGCGCCCTGATCTCCCGCACTGCTCGCGATGAAGAGTCGCTCCGCAAGCGAGCCGCCTCCCTCGATGCTCACATCCAAAGCCTTCGTAGCTCCATCCGATCTATGAAGTTGGATTCCTTACAAGCTGAAAAA TGGGAAGAGGAATTAATCAAAGCTAGGTATATATTGAGCGAAGGAGATGCGGCAGCATATCTTCCAAGCAAATCTCATG GGCAGTTCTTGAGGATGTTTCTGGGTCCAGTTAATGTTCGCGCTAATAGGAAGGATGTTCAGTTGAAAGTAAAAGAGGAATACAATAGTTTCAGA GATCGGACAGCATATCTCTTCCTTATATTCCCATCACTGCTTCTTGGGTTAAGGTCTTGGATTTGGGATGGATGTCTACCTGCATTGCCGGTCCAACTTTACCAG GCATGGTTGCTTTACCTCTATACAGGTTTAGCTTTGCGGGAGAACATTTTGAGATTGAATGGAAGTGATATTCGACCATG GTGGATAAAGCATCACTATTGTGCTATGGCTATGGCACTTATAAGTCTTACTTGGGAAATACAAAGGGAACCAAACTGTGCCCAAAAGCAg AGAGGAGTTCAACTTTTCCTGCAATGGGCAATTATGCAAGGTGTTGCAATGCTTCTTCAAAATAGATACCAACGGCAAAGATTGTATACACGTATTGCTCTGGGCAAG GCAAGGAGAATGGATGTTGTTTGGGGGGAAACTGCTGGGGTCAGGGGTCAGTTGTTGCTGTTATTCCCTATACTATTCATTTTGCAG GGGTTTGAAGCATATATTGGGGTCTTATTGCTTAAAACTGTTGCAATGGGCGATGTCTCTGAGTGGCAG GTTGTTACCTGTGGGGTCCTTCTAATAGTCATGGCAGTTGGGAACTTTATTAACACAGTGGAAACCCTTGTCACAAAATCTAGAGTTAAAGCCAAGATGAAGAATAGCAAAAGCAAGCAGGACTTGAATCCAGAGTCTGTTGCTAAGGCTTTGTGA
- the LOC116000116 gene encoding aluminum-activated malate transporter 4-like, giving the protein MAAGNAYSESLRRSFMGANREGLLSRDGCSSELEWGIPSQSANRGFFHGFRDRVSAFFGEVKETSIKAYEMGRKDPRKVIFAAKMGLALSLVSLLVFFKEPLSYIGSKSVWAILTVVVVFEFSIGATLSKGFNRALGTFSAGGLSLAIAELSFLAGKWQEVVITISIFVAGFLASYFKLYPTMKQYEYGFRVFLLTYCIVLLSESSQFIKTAVSRLLLIGVGAGVCLLVNVCVYPIWAGEDLHKLVVKNFKGVADSFEGCVNGYLQSIEYERIPSKILLYQAWDDPVYSGYRSAVESTSQEDSLLSFAVWEPPHGRYKMFRYPWNEYVKVSGALRHCAFMVMAMHGCILSEIQAAPELRQVFGKEIQRVGSAGAKVIRHLGEKVEKMEKLSPGDLLEEVHEAAEELQILIDRKSYLLINAENWERGKRPKNLQDPEELQDLKDSHQKPMLINSLSEATLNLRSMQSLKHIDAQNPNMSVISQWESTNDMLKQQMNWPSRLSMLGDTILNEREVRTYESASPLSLATFTSLLVEFVARLHNLVGAFEVLSEKAKFKEPVDDDDDDDEN; this is encoded by the exons ATGGCAGCAGGCAACGCTTATTCTGAATCCTTGAGGCGGAGCTTTATGGGAGCAAACAGAGAAGGATTGCTATCCAGAGATGGGTGTTCTTCAGAATTGGAATGGGGGATTCCTTCTCAGTCTGCAAACCGAGGTTTTTTCCACGGTTTTCGCGACAGAGTTTCCGCGTTCTTCGGAGAAGTTAAGGAGACTTCGATCAAGGCCTATGAGATGGGCCGCAAAGATCCCAGGAAAGTCATATTTGCTGCTAAAATGGGGTTGGCTCTCTCGCTTGTTTCTCTGCTCGTTTTCTTCAAGGAACCGCTTAGCTACATTGGGTCTAAATCGGTTTGGGCGATCCTCACTGTTGTTGTCGTCTTCGAATTCAGCATAG GGGCAACTCTTAGTAAAGGATTTAATAGGGCTCTTGGGACTTTTTCTGCTGGTGGACTATCTTTGGCAATTGCTGAATTATCTTTCCTGGCTGGCAAATGGCAAGAAGTAGTAATTACTATCAGCATCTTTGTGGCAG GTTTTCTAGCATCTTACTTTAAACTGTACCCTACGATGAAGCAATATGAATATGGATTCAGGGTGTTCTTGTTGACATATTGTATTGTCTTATTATCTGAATCTTCGCAATTCATAAAAACAGCTGTCTCCCGGTTATTGCTAATCGGGGTTGGCGCTGGTGTCTGCTTGCTAGTAAATGTATGTGTCTATCCCATTTGGGCCGGTGAAGATTTGCACAAACTAGTTgtgaaaaattttaaaggtgTTGCGGATTCTTTTGAAG GTTGTGTGAATGGTTATCTGCAATCTATTGAATATGAGAGGATACCTTCGAAAATTCTTCTCTACCAGGCATGGGATGATCCCGTGTACAGTGGGTATAGATCTGCTGTAGAGTCCACAAGCCAAGAGGATTCTCTG TTGAGTTTTGCGGTATGGGAACCGCCACATGGTCGTTACAAAATGTTTAGGTATCCTTGGAACGAATATGTGAAAGTTAGCGGGGCATTGAGGCATTGTGCGTTCATGGTCATGGCTATGCATGGCTGTATTCTTTCTGAGATACAG GCAGCACCTGAACTAAGGCAGGTCTTCGGAAAGGAGATTCAGAGAGTTGGGAGTGCGGGAGCTAAAGTGATAAGGCATCTCGGAGAAAAAGTAGAGAAAATGGAGAAACTAAGCCCGGGAGATCTGCTCGAAGAAGTGCATGAAGCAGCCGAGGAGCTGCAGATATTGATAGACCGAAAATCGTACTTATTGATCAATGCTGAGAACTGGGAGAGAGGGAAGCGGCCAAAGAATTTACAGGATCCCGAAGAGCTTCAAGACCTCAAGGATAGCCACCAGAAACCAATGCTGATCAACTCCCTAAGCGAGGCAACGCTCAATTTGAGATCAATGCAGTCCCTAAAGCACATCGACGCTCAAAACCCAAACATGAGTGTCATTTCGCAATGGGAATCGACTAATGACATGCTGAAGCAACAGATGAACTGGCCCTCCCGCCTCTCGATGCTCGGGGACACCATTCTCAACGAGCGCGAAGTCAGGACTTACGAGAGTGCCAGCCCGTTGTCACTGGCAACATTCACTTCCCTGCTCGTTGAATTTGTTGCCAGGCTTCACAATCTCGTGGGGGCGTTCGAAGTTCTTAGCGAAAAGGCTAAATTTAAGGAGCCagtagatgatgatgatgatgatgatgaaaactGA